A stretch of DNA from Prochlorococcus marinus str. SB:
AATCTGGAATAATTTTTTTTAATGCTTTACCTCTATGACTACAAGAGTCTTTAATATCATTATTCATTTCTGCGAAAGTTAATCTGGTAGAACTCTCCTCAAAAATTGGGTCATACCCAAAACCACTTTTTCCTCTGGGGTTCAAAATTATATTGCCATGACATTTGGCCTCAGATTCAATAATCACTTCACCATTTGGGGAACAAACACAAATATTAGCAATAAAGAAAGCACTTCTATTTTGAACACCATCAAGTTCTCTTAAAACTCGTTCAATTCTCTTCTGATCATTTTCTGCATATCTAGATGAGTAAATGCCAGGCTTACCACCTAGTGCTTCAATACAAATTCCTGAATCATCTGCTATTGAAAAATTATTCGTTTTTCTCGAAACTTCACTCGCTTTTTTAATTGCATTATCTCTAAATGTCAGTCCATCCTCTTCAACTTCTAATGATTCTGGCTGGAGTAACAATTTACAATTAACTCCAGCAAGCAATTTCTTATATTCTTCAATTTTACCTTTATTCTTACTCGCTAAATATAAATTTTTCATCATTATTTTCCTGCCAAATTTATAAATTCTTGACCCCACTCTAATACCTCAATTAGATAAGATTCTTTTGGTGCTTCACAATATAACCTTAAAAGAGGTTCCGTTCCTGAAAACCTAAAAAGAAGCCAAAAATTATTATCAATTCTCAACTTTATTCCATCGATTTTTGAGATACTTTTTAACTT
This window harbors:
- the rdgB gene encoding RdgB/HAM1 family non-canonical purine NTP pyrophosphatase, which produces MKNLYLASKNKGKIEEYKKLLAGVNCKLLLQPESLEVEEDGLTFRDNAIKKASEVSRKTNNFSIADDSGICIEALGGKPGIYSSRYAENDQKRIERVLRELDGVQNRSAFFIANICVCSPNGEVIIESEAKCHGNIILNPRGKSGFGYDPIFEESSTRLTFAEMNNDIKDSCSHRGKALKKIIPDLIEIFS